The proteins below come from a single Asanoa ferruginea genomic window:
- a CDS encoding ABC transporter permease: MSVPLAAPLAGSVDVDRRMSPRLVLSRVVALCVVELQKLSHDRSELLTRAVQPALWLVIFGVTFTKLHAIPTGGVPYLDFLAPGVLAQSALFVSIFYGIQIIWERDAGVLAKLMVTPTPRAALVTGKAFAAGVRGLAQAVVVYAIAELLGVRFTVNPLKLLGVVVVVLLGAAFFCCLSVTIAGLVLSRDRMMGIGQAIMMPLFFASNALYPVSLMPGWLQVVNHVNPLSYQVEALRGLLIGTPARLPLDFGVLIVATAVGIAAASGLLARLAR, from the coding sequence ATGTCCGTGCCACTCGCCGCACCGCTGGCCGGCTCGGTTGATGTCGACCGGCGGATGAGCCCGCGGCTGGTCCTGTCGCGGGTCGTCGCGCTCTGCGTCGTCGAGCTCCAGAAGCTCTCGCACGACCGCAGCGAGCTGCTCACCCGCGCCGTGCAGCCGGCACTCTGGCTGGTCATCTTCGGCGTCACGTTCACCAAGCTGCACGCGATCCCGACCGGCGGGGTGCCCTATCTCGACTTCCTCGCGCCCGGCGTGCTCGCCCAGTCGGCGCTGTTCGTGTCGATCTTCTACGGAATCCAGATCATCTGGGAACGCGACGCGGGCGTGCTGGCCAAGCTGATGGTCACCCCGACACCGCGGGCGGCGCTGGTCACCGGGAAGGCCTTCGCGGCCGGCGTACGCGGCCTCGCTCAAGCGGTTGTCGTCTATGCGATAGCGGAACTGCTCGGCGTGCGCTTCACCGTCAACCCGCTCAAGCTGCTCGGCGTGGTCGTCGTGGTGTTGCTCGGCGCCGCGTTCTTCTGCTGCCTCTCGGTGACCATCGCCGGGCTGGTGCTGTCGCGCGACCGGATGATGGGCATCGGCCAGGCGATCATGATGCCGCTGTTCTTCGCGTCGAACGCGCTCTATCCGGTGTCACTGATGCCCGGCTGGCTCCAGGTGGTCAACCACGTCAACCCGTTGAGCTATCAGGTGGAAGCGCTGCGTGGGCTGCTGATCGGCACCCCGGCGCGGCTGCCGCTGGACTTCGGCGTGTTGATCGTGGCGACCGCGGTGGGCATCGCGGCAGCCTCCGGACTTCTGGCGCGGCTGGCACGATAG
- a CDS encoding ABC transporter ATP-binding protein codes for MTDAAVSVRDLHYKFGETKAVDGVDLVVERGEIFGLLGPNGAGKTTTIRAITALLPVPDGVISVFGLDVAKRRMAVRRLIGYVPQQLSADGSLSGVENVSLFARLFDVPRRERKAKVSEALEMMGLTDAAGRLAKTYSGGMIRRLELAQALVSSPQLLILDEPTIGLDPIARGSVWDRIAAVRAETGMTVLLTTHYMEEAEQSCDRVGLMHRGRLGKLGTPRELIDELGHDDATLEDVFREYSGGPLEEDQKGLRDVRATRRTAGRLG; via the coding sequence ATGACCGACGCTGCGGTCAGTGTGCGGGACTTGCACTACAAGTTTGGCGAGACCAAGGCGGTCGACGGCGTCGACCTGGTCGTCGAGCGTGGCGAGATCTTCGGTCTGCTCGGGCCCAATGGCGCCGGGAAGACCACGACCATCCGGGCGATCACCGCGCTGCTGCCCGTACCCGATGGCGTCATCTCGGTTTTCGGTCTTGACGTCGCGAAGCGGCGGATGGCGGTGCGCCGGCTGATCGGTTATGTGCCGCAGCAGCTCTCCGCCGACGGCTCGTTGTCGGGCGTCGAGAACGTGTCGCTGTTCGCGCGGCTGTTCGACGTGCCGCGCCGGGAGCGCAAGGCCAAGGTGAGCGAGGCACTGGAGATGATGGGCCTCACCGACGCCGCCGGGCGGCTGGCCAAGACCTATTCCGGCGGCATGATCCGCCGGCTGGAGCTGGCGCAGGCGCTGGTCAGCTCGCCGCAGTTGCTGATCCTCGACGAGCCGACGATCGGCCTCGACCCGATCGCCCGCGGCAGCGTCTGGGACCGGATCGCCGCCGTGCGCGCGGAGACCGGCATGACGGTGCTGCTGACCACGCACTACATGGAAGAGGCCGAGCAGTCCTGCGACCGGGTCGGCCTGATGCACCGCGGCCGGCTCGGCAAGCTCGGCACACCACGCGAGCTGATCGACGAGCTCGGCCACGACGACGCCACGCTCGAAGACGTCTTCCGCGAATACTCGGGCGGGCCGCTCGAGGAAGATCAGAAGGGACTCCGCGATGTCCGTGCCACTCGCCGCACCGCTGGCCGGCTCGGTTGA
- a CDS encoding MarR family winged helix-turn-helix transcriptional regulator has translation MTDVTQSAEVVGELMSITAALRRLSRRRTAEAVAVPPLPEAQRELLFVVANQPGVGIAGAAQALDLAGNSVSTLVNALVDQGLLHREPDPADRRAARLTLTTRAQERMAAWRAARAALIGQALDRAAPEDRAAIEAALPALRRLLDQVRADVHDTGRDL, from the coding sequence ATGACCGACGTCACCCAGAGCGCGGAGGTAGTCGGGGAGTTGATGTCCATAACAGCCGCTTTACGCCGTCTCTCGCGGCGTCGCACGGCCGAAGCGGTCGCCGTGCCGCCGCTCCCTGAGGCACAGCGTGAGCTGTTGTTCGTGGTCGCCAACCAGCCCGGCGTCGGGATCGCCGGCGCCGCGCAGGCGCTCGACCTCGCCGGCAACTCGGTCAGCACCCTGGTCAACGCCCTCGTCGACCAGGGCCTGCTGCACCGCGAGCCCGACCCTGCCGACCGGCGCGCCGCCCGCCTCACGCTGACCACCAGGGCGCAGGAGCGGATGGCCGCGTGGCGAGCCGCCCGCGCCGCCCTGATCGGGCAGGCGCTCGACCGGGCCGCCCCGGAGGACCGCGCCGCCATCGAAGCCGCCCTGCCCGCCCTGCGCCGCCTGCTCGACCAGGTGCGCGCCGACGTGCACGACACCGGGAGGGATCTATGA
- a CDS encoding STAS domain-containing protein: MRISIAEAPAGEATVVKLAGELGVDTAAELAAAIEDLLARPTHRIVIDLALLGFCDSMGLSTFLDAHRRCEAEGGYLALAAPSPFMSRLLDVVGLLRQVPAYATVASACAGGKEGRLA; the protein is encoded by the coding sequence GTGCGCATTTCCATCGCCGAGGCGCCTGCTGGCGAAGCGACCGTCGTGAAGCTGGCCGGTGAGCTCGGCGTCGACACGGCGGCCGAGCTCGCGGCGGCGATCGAGGATCTCCTCGCTCGCCCCACCCACCGCATCGTCATCGACCTGGCCCTGCTCGGCTTCTGCGACTCGATGGGCCTGTCCACGTTCCTCGACGCCCACCGCCGGTGCGAGGCCGAGGGTGGCTACCTCGCGCTCGCGGCGCCGTCACCGTTCATGAGCCGGTTGCTCGACGTGGTCGGCCTGCTCCGCCAGGTGCCCGCCTACGCCACGGTCGCCTCGGCTTGCGCGGGCGGCAAAGAAGGCCGGCTGGCCTAG
- a CDS encoding LapA family protein, with translation MSRSVSTKGTLPDEKRHTRIGGSWIILLIGLILLAFLLVFVLQNLDSVRIHFLSANFTMPLGVALLLAAIGGALICAVPFAARIFQLRRATRRPRNMR, from the coding sequence ATGAGTCGGTCCGTTTCCACCAAGGGCACGCTGCCCGACGAGAAGCGCCACACCAGGATCGGCGGTTCGTGGATCATCCTGCTGATCGGCTTGATCCTGCTCGCCTTCCTCCTGGTCTTCGTGCTGCAAAACCTGGACAGCGTGCGCATCCACTTCCTGTCCGCCAACTTCACGATGCCGCTCGGCGTGGCCCTGCTGCTGGCCGCCATCGGAGGCGCACTGATCTGCGCGGTCCCGTTCGCGGCCCGGATCTTCCAGCTCCGCCGCGCGACCCGCCGCCCACGCAACATGCGGTGA
- a CDS encoding organic hydroperoxide resistance protein has translation MAKVLYTAEAHVAGGRTNGHGRTSDGALEVDLRAPAEMGGEGGGTNPEQLFAVGYAACFESALAGAARRAHIEAGDAEIDSKVSLLPTGTGGFVLAVELDVTLPSITDEAQAVDLVRTAHSICPYSNATRGNIDVTLTANGKPVE, from the coding sequence ATGGCAAAGGTTCTTTATACCGCCGAGGCCCACGTGGCCGGCGGGCGCACAAACGGGCACGGTCGCACCTCCGACGGCGCGCTGGAGGTCGACCTGCGCGCACCGGCCGAGATGGGCGGCGAGGGCGGCGGCACCAACCCCGAGCAACTCTTCGCCGTCGGCTACGCCGCGTGCTTCGAGTCGGCCCTGGCCGGCGCCGCCCGCCGGGCACACATCGAAGCCGGCGACGCGGAGATCGACTCCAAGGTCAGCCTGCTGCCCACCGGCACCGGCGGCTTCGTGCTGGCGGTCGAACTCGACGTCACGCTCCCCTCGATCACCGACGAGGCCCAGGCCGTCGACCTGGTCCGCACCGCGCACAGCATCTGCCCCTATTCGAACGCCACCCGCGGCAACATCGACGTCACCCTGACCGCCAACGGCAAGCCGGTCGAATAA